One Mytilus trossulus isolate FHL-02 chromosome 5, PNRI_Mtr1.1.1.hap1, whole genome shotgun sequence DNA segment encodes these proteins:
- the LOC134719797 gene encoding short-chain collagen C4-like — translation MGYLQVFTNAIVVALMAMYVYENQRRTGDVLARLDRIEKELGIDIFSESKERKKIHMIYDLIEDMQKLMSTRAGKEELNKVQNQQKADIRKLVEIEDYQIAGTRKLADIENQQIKNNDKGVTYIRWGKTQCDGLNTETIYSGQVGGGHYTHSGASVNYICLPNHPDVAQPLKSHDYYGYLYGSEYEVYDFNKPQGIRSGIAQHDVACAACLAKGKISSIMIPGRKTCYNGWTKEYEGILMAGYHSHAAASEFACVDRDTEAMAGGSNNENGKLFYPVKTVCGSLKCPPYAADTEVLCVVCSK, via the exons ATGGGCTACTTACAAGTATTTACTAATGCTATTGTTGTAGCATTGATGGCTATGTACGTGTATGAAAATCAAAGAAGAACTGGGGATGTGTTAGCCAGACTTGACCGAATAG AAAAAGAGCTTGGCATAGATATATTTTCTGAaagtaaagaaagaaaaaagatacACATGATATATGACCTAATTGAAGACATGCAGAAATTAATGTCAACAAGAGCAGGGAAAGAGGAacttaataaagtacaaaatcaacaaaaagcaGACATAAGAAAACTTGTTGAAATAGAAGATTATCAAATCGCAGGGACAAGAAAATTAGCTGATATAGAAAATCAACAAATCAAGAACAACGACAAAG GAGTGACATACATCAGATGGGGTAAGACACAATGCGATGGACTCAACACTGAAACAATATATTCAG GCCAAGTAGGCGGAGGACACTATACGCACTCAGGGGCAAGTGTGAACTATATATGTTTACCTAATCACCCGGACGTGGCACAGCCTCTGAAATCACATGATTACTACGGTTATCTGTATGGATCAGAATACGAAGTATATGACTTTAACAAACCACAAGGAATCAGGTCTGGTATTGCGCAACATGACGTCGCTTGTGCAGCATGCCTAGCTAAAGGAAAAATATCATCAATCATGATACCAG GAAGGAAAACTTGTTACAATGGATGGACAAAAGAATACGAAGGAATTTTAATGGCAGGATACCATAGCCATGCTGCTGCATCAGAATTTGCCTGTGTAGATAGAGACACTGAAGCTATGGCAGGTGGATCAAACAACGAAAatggaaaattattttatcCTGTAAAAACAGTGTGCGGGTCACTAAAATGTCCGCCATATGCAGCGGACACAGAAGTTTTGTGTGTTGTTTGCTCAAAATAA